Proteins from a genomic interval of Dryobates pubescens isolate bDryPub1 chromosome 7, bDryPub1.pri, whole genome shotgun sequence:
- the LOC104303225 gene encoding olfactory receptor 14A16, whose protein sequence is MSNSSSITQFLLLAFTDTEQLQLLHFWLFMAIYLAALLGNGLIITTIACDHHLHTPMYFFLLNLSLLDMGAISTTVPKSLANSLWHIRTISYKGCSAQLFSFLFFIVGEYFLLTIMSYDRYIAICRPLHYETLLGSRVCVHMAAAAWACGFLYALLNTANTFSLPLCQGNALEQFFCEIPQILKLSCSSSYLREVWLIVLSVFVIFSCFVFIVVSYVQIFRAVLRIPSQQGRHKAFATCLPHLAVVSLFVSTSFFAHLKPLSISSPSLDLVVAVLYSVVPPALNPLIYSLRNQELKAALSKLITGCLQKQ, encoded by the coding sequence atgtccaacagcagctccatcacccagttcctcctcctggcattcacagacacagagcagctgcagctcctacaCTTCTGGCTCTTcatggccatctacctggctgccctgctagGCAATGgtctcatcatcaccaccatagcctgtgaccaccacctccacacccccatgtacttcttcctcctcaacctctccCTCCTTGACatgggtgccatctccaccactgtccccAAATCACTTGCTAATTCTCTGTGGCATATCAGGACGATCTCCTACAAAGGATGTTCTGCacagctcttttcctttctcttcttcattgTAGGGGAGTATTTTCTTCTCACCATCATGTCCTATGATCGCTacattgccatctgcagacccctgcactatgagaccctcctgggcagcagagtttgtgtccacatggcagcagctgcctgggcctgtggctttctctatgctctgctgaacacagccaatacattttcactacccctctgccagggcaatgctctggagcagttcttctgtgaaatcccccagatcctcaagctctcctgctccagctcctacCTCAGGGAAGTTTGGCTAATTGTGCTCAGTGTCTTTGTAATTTTTAGTTGTTTTGTGttcattgtggtgtcctatgtgcagatcttcagggctgtgctgaggatcccctctcaacagggacgccacaaagcctttgccacctgcctccctcatctggctgtggtctccttGTTTGTCAGCACTTCATTTTTTGCCCATCTTAAgcccctctccatctcctccccatccctggatctgGTGGTGGCAGTTCTGtattcagtggtgcctccagcactgaaccctctcatctatagcctgaggaaccaggagctcaaggctgccctgagcaaactgatcacTGGATgccttcagaagcaataa